The following is a genomic window from Desulforhopalus sp..
GAAATTGCCAGGCCGCAGGCGGACGGCAAGGGCATAGACCTCCAGTACAGGCCGTGTGGCGAAGATTGGGCGTTCAACGTCGATTACGATCATATGCGCACAGCGATTATGAACATCGTTTCAAATAGCATTAAATACACGCCGGATGGTGGTCAAGTTCTCTTGAGCACCGAGGTTATCGGCGGTTTTGTTAATTTCATCGTGCAGGATACTGGTATTGGCATTAGCAAAGAAGACCTTCCCCATATATTCGATCGTTTCTTCCGGGTAAAAGGCAAGGCTACACGCCATATAACCGGATCGGGACTGGGGCTTGCGTTGGTCAAAGAGGTAGTCGAAGCCCATCAAGGGTACCTTGATGTGCAGTCGACACCCCAGGTTGGCACTACCTTTATCTTAAGTTTTCCCCTGGTCCAAAGAAGCGGTGGGTTGGCTGCAGAGGCTAGGTCGTCCAATTAACAGCATCTGCCGCTATTGAAAGCTTCCGTCTTCTAGCTCGCAGGCAAAATATATTGTCGGTTGCTCTGCTTTTATTGCATCATCATTCCGGTTCTCAATCAAGCGTAAATTTTTGCTGCGGTACAATACGGCAACTCGCCGCATTGCACTGTACTTTCTCATTGCGGCTTGTTTGCAGGTTTGTTCCAATCTTAATTGGGAAATAGAATTAGTCGGTAAAACGATTGCGAATTGCTGCGAATTTATCGAAATTTCGGGAAAAGTGCTCAAACAGAATGGGGTCGAAGTGTTGTCCGCGGCCCTCGCTCATGATTGCTAAGGCCTCGTCAAGAGGCACCGCCTTTTTGTAGACGCGTTCCGTGGTCAGGGCGTCGAATACATCGCAGATTGCCCCTATTCGTCCCGTGATCGGGATCTTTTCGCCGGCAAGGCGATTTGGATAGCCACTGCCGTCGAATTTTTCATGATGGTTGAGGGCAATTTCCGCGCCGAGGCTGAGGATGTCGGAGGTGGATTCGGAAAGGATACGATAACCGATCACGCAATGGGTCTTCATGATATTGAATTCCTCGGCCGTGAGCTTGCCGGGTTTTAACAAAATAGTGTCGGATATGCCAATTTTGCCTACATCATGGAGAGGGGCGGCTATCTTGATTTTTTGACAATAGGATTCCGGAAGCGGGCACAGCCGGGCCAATTGCTCCGAGTAATGGCCCATTCTTATGGTATGTTTAGCAGTTTCGTTGTCCCTGAATTCTGCGGCCTTCGAGAGGATGTGGATCGACTCCTCCCGCGATTTAAACAACTCTCTGGTGCGCTCCTCTATCAGGATCTCAAGTTCTTCACGATGCCGCCTGTTTTCGATCTCCAGTTGCCGGCGTCGAAGGGCGTTGGCAATATTGATAACCAGCTCGTTAGCCTGAAAGGGCTTGGTTACATAGCCGTAAGCGCCCATACGCAGGGTTTCTATGGCAGTTTCACGGTCATCGACACCAGTTACCATGATGACGGCGAGGTCCGGGTAACGCTGCAAGGCAATACCGAGAAGTTCCACCCCCGATATGGCGTTCATATTAATGTCGCTGATTAGTAGATCGATGGGTTGTTCGGCGAGTATGGTTAGGGCGGACTCCGCATCTTCCGCTAAGCTGTAGCGATATCCTTCCATTTCAACAATAGCAGCGATAACGCCCCGAACCTGTCGTTCGTCGTCGACAATCAGTATCTTCTCTCGTGCATTTACCTCAGTCATGGCACCTTCTTATCCTCGATGCTTTTTTCGAAGAGAAAAATTATGTAAGGAATGTAATAGACACAAGGTCAGACGGTCTTTATCGGCACTCTGTCACCCACTTTTTTATATAATCACAAATCACAATAGGAATGCAACGGGCTTTGTAAAAAGGAAGGAAGTCAGTGGCGGGCTGTGTGGCGCGCAAACTCAGGGGGATAGACTGAGGAAGGACGTTCCGTCTATCAGGGATGTGGCTTGGTGATATGCGAGATAATAGATACGACTTCACTTTTTACTGGACCCCTCAATGGAGTATCGCCGAAGGAGGGGCCCGGTGGAAGTGCTTTGACGAATGTGCAGTGGTGATTTTTCAGGCGGCTTGCTTATCAAGATAGCCGTTTTCACCCGTCTCTTTTGTTGCGAGATATTCGTCGAAGGTCATCATCATATCGATAATACCGTCTGGAGTAATTTCGACAATTCGGTTGGCGATTGTTGATACAAATTGATGGTCATGGGAGGAAAAGAGCACAATCTCAGGGAAGGCAATCAGGCCATTGTTCAGGGCGGTAATTGACTCCAGATCGAGGTGGTTGGTTGGTTCATCGAGGATCAGCGCATTTGCGTCGGCAAGCATCATTTTGGCGAGCATGCAGCGTACCCGTTCGCCTCCGGAGAGGACCGAGGTCTTTTTTAGTGCCTCTTCCCCTGAGAAAAGCATTTTACCAAGAAATCCACGGATAAAGCTCTCCGTTTCCTTGACTGGCGCATACTGCCGCAGCCAGCCGACCAGATCCATTTCGCCACTGTTGAAGTATTGGCCGTTTTCCTTGGGGAAGTAGGAATTTTTCATGGTCACTCCCCAGCGGAAACTGCCTTCGTCCGGCTGCATCTCTCCTGCCAGAATCTGAAACAGGGTGGTCTTTGCCAGGCTGTTGGTGCCGATGAAGGCGATTTTGTCACCCTTGTTGACAGTGAGGGTGAGGTCGCGAAACATCGAGACACCATCAATTGTTTTACTAAGACCCTTGATCTCGAGAATGATATCACCGCAGGGCCGCTCGGGTTTAAAGGTTATATAGGGGTATTTTCGCGAAGAGCAGGGCATTTCCTCAATGGTGAGTTTTTCCAGCAGTTTTTTCCGGGAGGTTGC
Proteins encoded in this region:
- a CDS encoding response regulator, yielding MTEVNAREKILIVDDERQVRGVIAAIVEMEGYRYSLAEDAESALTILAEQPIDLLISDINMNAISGVELLGIALQRYPDLAVIMVTGVDDRETAIETLRMGAYGYVTKPFQANELVINIANALRRRQLEIENRRHREELEILIEERTRELFKSREESIHILSKAAEFRDNETAKHTIRMGHYSEQLARLCPLPESYCQKIKIAAPLHDVGKIGISDTILLKPGKLTAEEFNIMKTHCVIGYRILSESTSDILSLGAEIALNHHEKFDGSGYPNRLAGEKIPITGRIGAICDVFDALTTERVYKKAVPLDEALAIMSEGRGQHFDPILFEHFSRNFDKFAAIRNRFTD